In Antarcticibacterium arcticum, the genomic stretch CAATGTATTTCCTTTCCAAAGCAATTACAGATATGGGTATAAAAGTGGTTCTTTCGGGAGAAGGGGCAGATGAGATCTTTGGCGGATATCTTTATTTTAAAAATGCTCCCACAGCTGATGCCTTTCAGAAGGAAACAATAAGAAGGGTAAAGAGGCTTTCTACGGCAGATTGTTTGCGGGCCGATAAATCTACGATGGCTCACGGGCTTGAAGCCAGGGTTCCATTTCTTGACAAAGCCTTTCTTCGAACTGCTATGGAAATTGCCCCGCAGCACAAGATGCCGGCAGCGTATGAAGGTATTGAAAAATATATCCTCAGGAAAGCATTTGACACTCCTGAAGCTCCATTCTTACCACAGGAGGTACTATGGAGGCAAAAAGAACAATTTAGCGATGGAGTGGGCTATAGCTGGATAGACCGACTTGTAGAATATGCTTCTTCGCAGGTTAGTGATGTTGAAATGGAAACAGCCCATTTGAAATTTCCAATCAATACTCCTTCTACCAAAGAGGCCTATTATTATCGTGAAATCTTCCATTCATTTTATCCTCAGGAAAGCGCAGCGAGAAGTGTTAAAAAGTGGATTCCAAAATGGCAGGAAGACCTTGATCCCAGTGGTAGGGCAAACGCCTCACATGTCGCAAAAAGCACCTTACACAGCGTAAAGGCGGTGTGAGTGAAAAACAGTGCGAAAAATGTGGAGTTTTTTACACAAATTGTTAATAACTTAAAGCTAATGGGAAGCGCTTCAAGCTAATAGGAGTAGGGGTTTTCTTATATTTGTCTGTTATAAAAATTGAGGAAAATTAACAGAGTTATATATGAGCGAAGAAGCGAAGAAAAACAGTTATTCGGCAGATAGTATTCAGGCCCTGGAAGGGATGGAGCATGTGCGCATGCGGCCATCCATGTACATTGGAGATACAGGGGTAAGAGGTTTGCATCACCTGGTTTATGAAGTGGTAGATAATTCTATTGATGAGGCCATGGCCGGGCACTGTGACACCATAAAAGTTACAATTCAAAAAGATGGATCGGTTAAGACCGAGGATAATGGAAGGGGGATCCCGGTAGATCTTCACAAAAAAGAAGGAGTATCGGCTCTTGAGGTGGTAATGACCAAGATTGGTGCTGGTGGTAAATTTGATAAAGATTCCTATAAAGTATCCGGAGGTTTGCACGGGGTGGGGGTAAGTTGTGTTAATGCGCTTTCGCAGAGCCTTAAGGCCACTGTTTACCGCGATGGGACCATTTGGGAGCAGGAATATGAATTGGGAAAACCTCTTTATCCTGTTAAGCCGGTAGGTGAAACAGAACTTAGTGGTACCGTTATCACTTTCAAGCCAGATCCCAGTATTTTTCAACAAACCGTAGATTATAGTTATGACACCCTTGCAACGAGAATGCGGGAATTGTCATTTTTAAATAAAGGGATCACAATATATCTTACAGATGAGCGTATTGTTGATGAAAAAGGGGAAATAGCCACAGAGGTCTTTCATTCAGATGATGGTCTAAAGGAATTTGTAAGATTTCTTGATGGCAACCGTGAATCTATCATAAGTGATGTGATCTCAATGGAAGGAGAAAAGAATGATATCCCCGTTGAAGTTGCAATGGTTTACAATACCTCCTTCAATGAGAATTTGCATTCTTATGTAAACAATATCAATACGCATGAAGGTGGAACCCATCTTGCAGGTTTTAGAAGAGGTCTTACTACTACATTAAAGAAATATGCAGATGCATCCGGAATGCTGGATAAGCTGAAATTTGAAATCGCCGGAGATGATTTTCGTGAGGGATTGACAGCTATTATTTCAGTAAAAGTTGCAGAACCTCAATTTGAGGGTCAAACCAAGACCAAGTTAGGGAACAGGGAAGTAACAGCTGCGGTATCACAGGCTGTTTCTGAAATGCTTGAGAATTATCTGGAAGAACATCCCGGGGATGCCAAGATCATTGTTGAAAAAGTGATCCTTGCTGCTCAGGCGCGTCACGCGGCCAAGAAAGCGAGAGAACTGGTGCAGCGTAAAACTGTAATGAGTATTGGCGGGTTGCCCGGAAAATTATCAGATTGTTCTGAGCAGGATCCTGCAAAATGTGAGGTGTACCTTGTAGAGGGAGACTCGGCAGGTGGTACTGCCAAGCAGGGAAGAGACAGGAATTTTCAGGCTATTTTGCCATTAAGGGGTAAGATCCTGAATGTGGAAAAAGCAATGACCCACAGGGTGTTTGATAATGAGGAGATAAAAAACATATATACTGCACTTGGTGTTACCATTGGAACCGAGGAAGACAGTAAAGCACTTAACCTTTCCAAACTTCGATACCATAAGGTGGTCATAATGTGTGATGCTGATGTGGATGGTAGCCACATTGAAACGCTTATCCTTACTTTCTTCTATAGATATATGAAGGAATTACTGGAAAATGGACATATTTACATTGCAACCCCACCCTTATACCTTGTTAAAAAAGGCCAGAAAAAGCAATATGCGTGGAATGAAAAAGAACGCGATGCCATAGCTGAAAGTTTTAACGGAAGCGTTCAAATTCAGCGATATAAAGGTTTGGGAGAGATGAATGCAGAACAATTGTGGGATACTACAATGAATCCGGAATTCAGGATGCTGCGACAGGTGAATATTGATAATAGCAGTGAGGCCGACAGGATCTTCTCTATGTTGATGGGAGATGAGGTACCGCCAAGAAGGGAGTTTATAGAGAAAAATGCTGTATATGCCAACATTGATGTTTAACTATTAGATAGTTTTAAAAGCACAGGCCTAAACGAAAGTTTGGGCTTTTTTAATAATTTCCTGAAATTTACGTTATCAATACACAGCTATTGTATTTTTAGTATTTTTACAACGCAACTAAAAAAAAAACCATTTGAAAAATCTCCGAGTCCCCCTGCTTGTGTTCTCTTTTCTGGGTATAGGTCAAACCGCATTTGCACAGGATGATCAACAAACCCAATTAATCAATGATATGCTGGTGATCGCAGACAAATTTGCAGCTCCGGGTGCTGAAGGTGCGGCCATTCAGACTAGTGCCGGTTGGTTCTCATCCGCAAGCACATTAGATAAATGGAAATTTGAAGTTTCTCTACATGGAAATGGATTGTTCGTGCCATCAGGTAAAAAAAATGCCTTAATTACTAACGATCGGGATATAAAGTTGGTTAATGTAAAAGGAAGTAATAATGCATTAATCCCTACTGTTTATGGAGGGGATACTAATGTGATGTTTGAATTGGAATTTAGAAATCCCTTAAATGGAAATGTTGAAACAAAAGAATTTGAGGCTATTGATGGCCTGGATAAGGGCATGTTATTACACCCCTATCCTCAGGTAACCGTAGGTTTGCCTTATGGCACAGAGGTGGCTGTGAGATTTTTACCGCCAATAATGGTGAATGATATAGGTTTTAGTACTTATGGAGCAGGTATAAAACACAATTTTAGTCAATATATAGAAAGAAGGTTTGATCCTGAAGATTTTCAATTTGCAGCAGCAGCTACCTATAGTAATTTTAAAGTAGATTATGCTTTTTCCCAATTATCAATTCCACCTTTCATGGAATTGAACCGGATAGATGTAAATGCCGATCTTTGGTTGTTCCAGGTCCTGGGATCCAAATTATATGATTCCTTCGAAGTTTTTGGAGCTCTTGGTGTAACACTTTCTCAGTTTGATTATAAAATGGGGGGGACCGGTCCTGCTTTACCGTTGTTGAATCAGGAATTAATGAATCTTCACGGGAACAGCACAAAATTTAAGGGCGATATAGGTTTTAATTATTATTTCAGCAATTTTAAAATAAGCAGTATGTTCACCGCAAGTAATTTCTTCAATGCAAATATTGGCTTACATTATAGAATTTGACAGACCTTTTGGGGTTTTCTTATTATTTAATAGGTTCATATTTCGTATTTTCGCTTAAACGAAAAATTAATTAAAATCATATAAAAATGAAAGTTACTATAGTAGGGGCAGGTGCCGTAGGTGCCAGTTGTGCCGAATATATTGCTATTAAAGATTTCGCATCAGAGATCGTTCTTGTAGATATTAAAGAAGGCTTTGCTGAAGGTAAAGCAATGGATCTTATGCAAACAGCTTCCCTTAATGGATTTGATTCAAAAATAACGGGAGTTACAGGTGATTATTCAAAAACCGCAGGAAGTGATGTTGTGGTGATAACCAGTGGAATTCCACGTAAGCCGGGAATGACCAGGGAGGAACTTATAGGGATTAATGCCAATATTGTAAAGGAAGTTTCTGCCAGCCTTATTAAGTATTCTCCCGAAACTGTTGTGATCGTAGTAAGTAATCCAATGGATACTATGACCTATCTGGTTCATAAAACAACCGGCTTGCCAAAAAACAGGATTATTGGAATGGGCGGGGCTCTTGATAGTGCCCGCTTTAAATATTTCTTAAGTGAAGCCCTTGAGTGCCCACCTTCAGATGTTGACGGGATGGTTATTGGAGGTCATAGTGATACAGGCATGGTGCCATTGGCACGATTGGCCACAAGAAACTCGGTACCGGTTACCGCTTTTTTATCTGAAGACCGGTTGAACCAGGTTACAGAAGATACAAAAGTTGGAGGAGCTACCCTTACCAAACTATTAGGAACGAGTGCGTGGTATGCACCGGGTGCTGCGGTTTCTGCCCTGGTACAGGCAATTGCATGTGATCAAAAGAAATTGTTCCCATGTTCAGTATTGCTTGAGGGGGAATACGGTTTAAATGATCTTTGTATAGGTGTTCCTGCAATTTTAGGAAAAAATGGATTGGAAAAGATCGTAGAAATTGAATTGAATGAAGCTGAGAAATCAAAGATGCAGGAAAGTGCGAAAGGAGTAAAAGGAACCAATGATCTATTGGAATTTTAATTCTTTTAACCCTCAAATATGCATAAAAAATGGCCGCAGCAGTTGCGGCTTTTTTTATGTATAAAAGTTAAAGTATTCAAAAAAAAAATATTGGGATTTGAATTATGAAGTCCTATATTTGTCCGTTTTATAAAATGACCTAAATATTAAGGAATAATGCAGAATAAAGGACTGATCAAGGTTTTTGCTATTTTATTTGGATTGGTATGTATCTACCAGTTATCCTTTACTTTTATTGCCGCCAGTGCAGAAAGTAAAGCAGAAGCTCACGCTGAAAGAACAATTTCTACCAACGTTGAGAATTACTCGGTATTAAGAGACCAGGCCGAAGAGCGGTATCTTGATTCTATTGGAAATGAATCCATCTTTGCCGGAATCACCTATAACGAGGCAAAGGACAAAGAATTAAATAAAGGACTTGACTTAAAAGGGGGGATCAATGTTATCCTTCAAATTTCTGTTAAAGATATTTTAAGAGGTCTTGCCAATAACAGCCAGGATCCTGCCTTCAATCAGGCGTTGGCCGAAGCAGATGCTGCTCAGAAAAACAGTCAGGATGATTATATAGACCTTTTCTTTAAAGCTTATAATGATATACCTAATGCACGGTTAGCAACGCCAGATCTTTTTGCCAATAAATCATTGAGTGAAGAGGTGAATTTCGAAATGAATAATGCTGAAGTAGAGCCTATTCTTCGAAACAAGGTAAATGAGTCTATTTCTTCAGCATTTGAAGTTTTAAGAAAGCGTATCGATAAATTTGGTGTTACCCAACCAAATATCCAAAGATTAGGAAATTCAGGAAGGATTCTTGTTGAGCTTCCCGGTGCAAAAGACATCAACAGGGTTAAGGGATTACTTCAAAGTACAGCCCAGTTGGAATTCTGGTTTGTTCATAAGAACAATGAGTTCGGAAATTTTCTTTTTGATGCCAATAGCGTTATTGCACAAACAGTAAGACCAACAGAAAAAACGGAAACTCCGGTTACAGAGTCTGACACTATTACTGAGGCTACAGAAGATGATGAAATAGAAGCGCTTCTTGCAAGTGCCGAGGATACTGCTGCAGCACCGCAAACGGGTAACAACCCATTACTGGAGCTTATAGTTTCTCCAGGTTTTCAGGGTAGTCCTGTTTTGGCAACTTTCAGAGCTCAGGATACTTCAAAAGTGAGAGAGTATTTAAACCTTCCACAGGTAAAATCTTTATTGCCTTCAGATTTAAGATATGCTGAATTCGCATGGGGTGTGCCTAAGAATAATTTTGTTGAATTATATGCTTTGAAAGGAAACCGCGAGAATATACCGCAGTTAACAGGAGATGTTGTTACAGATGCTCAACAAACTTTTGACCAGTTAGGAAGAGTTGCTGTTTCTATGCAAATGAACGGTAAAGGTGCTAAAACCTGGGAAGAAATGACCGGCCGTGCATATTCAGAACAAAGTAATATTGCTATAGTTCTTGACAGGACCGTGTATTCTGCCCCCGGGGTAAGTACCGGGCCAATTAGTGGAGGTAGAAGTGAGATCACAGGAGATTTTGATATTACCGAAGGTCAGGATTTGGCTAACGTATTACGGGCAGGTAAACTTCCGGCTTCAGCCGCAATTATTCAAAGTGAGATCGTAGGACCATCTTTGGGACAGGAATCAATTGATAGTGGTATTAATTCATTTGCTATTGCACTTGTATTTGTATTGTTATGGATGATCTTCTATTATGGTAAAGCGGGTATTTTTGCAGATGTTGCCCTGGTGGTAAACATTCTGTTTATTTTCGGGATCCTTGCGGGTCTTGGTGCGGTACTAACTTTACCCGGAATCGCCGGTATTGTATTAACAATAGGTATGTCCGTTGATGCGAACGTACTTATATTTGAAAGGATCAAGGAAGAGCTTGCCAAAGGAAAAGCTCAAAAGGATGCCATTAAAGATGGTTTCAACAATGCACTTTCTTCAATTCTTGATGCCAACATTACAACAGGTCTTACAGGTTTGATATTACTGGTATTGGGTACGGGTCCTATTAAAGGATTTGCTACTACTTTATTAATAGGTATTGCAACCTCTTTATTCACTGCTATTTTTATTACAAGATTGTTTATTGATGCTTACGGAAAAAATGGAAAAGATCTTCCGTTTAGTACTTCCTGGACCAAAAACATTCTTAAAAATCTAAATATAGATTTTCTTGCAAAGAAGAAAATTGCATATGTTATTTCTGGGGTACTTATTTTAATTAGTATCGCTTCCTTTATGATCAATGGTCTTAATCAAGGTGTTGATTTTGTAGGTGGAAGAACTTATACAGTAAGATTTGCAGATGATGTGAGTCCAACAGAGGTTCAGGATGACCTTATCGCTGCTTTTGGAAGCGCCGAGGCTAAAACCTTCGGAGCAAACAATCAGCTTAAAATCACCACCAAATATAAAGTAGAAGATGAAGGAGAAGCTGTAGATACTGAAATACAGCAAATGATGTATGATGCACTACAATCTTACCTTCCGCAGGATGTAACTTTTGAGAATTTTGCCTCAGGATCTGGTGAAAGGTCAATTGGGATCCTGCAATCTATGAAAGTAGGGCCTACCATTGCCGATGATATTAAAAATGATTCCTTCTGGGCTATCATTGGATCTCTTATTGTTGTTTTCTTATATATCCTGTTGCGATTTAGAAAATGGCAATACAGTTTAGGGGCAGTGGCAGCCGTAGCACATGATGTTATTATAGTACTTGGTATATTTTCTTTGTTCTATAACATTATGCCTTTTAGTATGGAGATCAACCAGGCATTCATTGCAGCAATCCTAACTGTTGTAGGTTACTCATTGAACGATACCGTGGTAATATTTGACAGGATAAGGGAATTTGTAAACGAACATTCTACCTGGCCGTTGGGAAAAACTGTAAATAAGGCTTTGAACAGTACTATGAGCAGAACCCTTAATACCTCTTTAACCACTATTATTGTATTACTTGCTATCTTTATATTTGGAGGTGAGAGTCTTCGCGGATTCATGTTTGCAATGATCGTGGGTATTATTGTAGGTACTTATTCTTCCCTGTTTATTGCAACCCCTGTTATGGTTGACAGTATTAAAAAGAAGGAGAAATTTGACAGTAAAAAGAAAGTTGCTGCTTAATAACAGTAATGATAAATATTTTAAAAGGCTACCTCACAGGGTAGCCTTTTTTTTTTCTGGGATTTTTCCTTTAGCAGTGTACTAGAGGCTTAATATCCAAGCTGATGATATAGTTCGTATACAGCGAATTGAATTGATAACTGATGAGTACATTAGTATCCAGAGGGGTGATTTATTGTGCTGAAATTGGGATGGAGGCAGGCATCTTTAAAAGGAATAACCCTCGCCGCCTTGTAAATCTGAAATAAAAAGAGGCCCCCGTTTCCCGAAGCCTCTTATTTGATGTTATTTAATTTTGCGTGAATCTAATCTCTTGTAAACCTTATTTTATCCCCTGTTTCGATATTCCATTCTTCTACCTTACCTGCATTGAGCTCAAGAATGAATTGAGCAGGAAAATTGGAGGGGATTGAAGTTTCGGTTAAGGGTACGGCATTCTCGTGAAAGCTTACTACAATGCTGTCTTTGTTATAAAAAATGAGATCCAGCGGAATGTAGGTGTTTTTCATATAAAAAGATCTGGAGGCTTCATTTGAATAGATGAAGAGCATACCCTGATTCTCTCCCAGCGACTTCCGGTACATTAAGCCTGTTTCCCTTTCATAAGGAGTGTCGGCTATTTCAATATCAATGGTTCTTTCGACCTCACCTCCTTTAAGAAAACTAAGTTCTCCTTCTTTAGTAAAGAGAATTTCTTCTGTTTCTATGCTTGACTCTTTAGGCTCATTGGCACAGGAAAAAAGCATTCCGGTGGTAAGTGAAAATATAAAAATTCCTTTTATGCACTTTCTCATACTGTCGTTGGTTTAACGGACCTGAACATAAAGTAGAACCCTGCAATAATAAAAGGAATACTCAACCATTGACCCGTATTTAATCCCATTACGATCTCATTTTCTCCCTGGGGTTCCTTTAGGAATTCTACAAAGAAGCGAACGGTCCATAATAAAACAAGAAATAATCCAAACAAATATCCCAGGCGGTGTTTTTTATCGGTTTTCCAGTAAGTAAACCATAAAACCAGGAATATTATAAGGTAACAAAAAGATTCATAAAGCTGGGCGGGATGCCTGGGGAAGGTTTCTCCCAGTTTCTGAAAGATCACTCCAAAATCTGAATTGGTAGGTTTTCCAATAATTTCTGAATTCATGAAATTTCCAATCCTTATAAATATTGCACCACTTGCTACCGGGATCACAACCCGGTCAAGGATCCATAAAACCGGCTTATCCAGTACATTTTTCCTGTAAAGGTACATTGCTATTATAATTCCTATGGCAGCACCGTGGCTTGCCAATCCTCTAAACCCGGTAAATTCAAATTCAGGTTCAAACTTCACCGGTAAGAATATTTCCAATAAATGATGCTGAAAATAATCCCAATCATAAAATATAACATGGCCCAATCTGGCTCCTATAAGGGTTGCAAGCACGGTATAAATAAAAAGAGAATCCAGTTTCTCAACAGCGATCCCCTCTTTAATATAAATACTTTTCATAATGTACCAGCCCAGCCCAAAAGCGATAAGGAACATTAAACTGTAGTAATGAAGGGTGAAAAAACCCAGATCCAATCCTTCAGAAGGATTCCAGACAATAGCATTGAAGAGCATTCAGGAAATTTTTAATTATAAAAGTAAAGATACGTATTTGCGTTGTTTTGAGAAGATTTCAGGGAATTTTATAATAATCTGTCTACGGGACAGGGTCATACCCTTTTCCTCCCCAGGGATTACAGCTCGCTATTCGCTTTATTCCAAGCCAACTCCCCTTAAAAAACCCATGCTTTTCCAGGGCCTCTTTGGTGTATTGAGAACAGGTTGGGGTATACCGGCAGGTTGCGGGAGTAAGCGGGGAAATCGCCTTTTGATAGAATTTCACCAGCAAAATAAAAGGGATTGCAAGCCATCTTTTCAACATAGTAACTGGCTATAAATTTTAATTAATCCAGGGAGAATGTAGTTCCTTCTTTCCCGTCCTTTAACTGAATTCCCAAAGAAGCCAACTGGTCCCTTATTTGATCGCTGGTAGAAAAATCCTTATTACTACGGGCCTGGGCCCTTAGGTTAATAAGAAGTTCCACAGCTCCTGATAGTTTTTCGCGACTGTCCTCATTTACTATAACGGTGTCCTGTAAACCCAATACATCAAATAAAAATGCCTGCATGGTATCCTTAAGTAAGCTTTTATCCTCTGAGGTAATTTTTTCTTCTCCTTCTTTAATGCCATTAACGAATTTCACAGCATCAAAAAGTGTAGCGATAAGGATTGGACTGTTGAAATCATCATTCATAGCATCATAACAACGTTGTCTCCAGGATTCCAGTTCCAGAGTTGAACTTTCAGATACCGCTAAGTTATCAATATTCCTGAAGGCATCCATTAACCGGTTGAATCCCTTTTCACTTGCTTTTAGTGCCTCATCAGAGAAATCAAGAATACTTCGGTAATGCGCCTGAAGCATAAAAAATCTTGCTGCCGATGGGCTGTAGGCCTTGCTTAGATGTTGATTGTCCCCCGTGAAAATTTCAGTAGGCAGGATGTTGTTGCCGGTACTCTTTGCCATCTTCTGGCCATTAAGGGTCAACATGTTGGCATGCATCCAGTAATTAACAGGAGTTTTGCCGGTGGCTGCTTCTCCCTGTGCAATTTCACACTCATGATGCGGGAATTTAAGATCCATTCCGCCGCCATGAATATCAAATTCCTCACCCAGGTATTTGGTGCTCATTACGGTGCATTCCAGATGCCATCCCGGGAAGCCATCACTCCAGGGCGAAGGCCATCTCATAATGTGCTGAGGTTCTGCTTTTTTCCAGAGCGCAAAATCCTGCGGATTTCTCTTATCACTTTGGGCATTGAGTTCACGCGTATTGGCAACCATATCTTCAAGAGCCCTTCCGCTTAATTTTCCATACTGGTGATCTTTATTGAATTTGATCACATCAAAATATACAGATCCATTCACCTCGTAGGCAAAACCTTTTTCAATAATGGTTTTAATAGTTTCAATTTGCTCAACAATATGGCCCGTGGCTGTAGGTTCTATGCTAGGGGGAAGATTATTGAATTTTTGAAGGATATTATGAAAATCTACGGTGTAGCGTTGCACTACCTCCATAGGTTCTATTTGTTCTATACGCGCTTTTTTGGCAATCCTGTCTTCTCCCGTTTCGGCATCGTTCTCGAGATGTCCTGCATCTGTAATATTTCGCACATAGCGAACCTTGTATCCCAAATGCTTTAAATATCTAAAAACAAGATCAAAGGAAATAAAGGTGCGGCAATTACCTAAATGAACATTGCTGTAAACGGTGGGACCACAAACATACATTCCAATATTACCCTCAGTAAGCGGAGTGAAGATCTCTTTTTCTCCATTAATAGAATTGTATATCTTTAAGCTTTGTTCTTTATATAATGCCATAAAAATGATCTTTCAGGAAAGTTACGCCAGGGAATATTAAAAAGCTGTATCCAGTTTAATGTAATCTAAAAATTCTCTTTTTATACCGGGATCTTTAAATGCTCCGCCAAATTCACTTGTAACGGTGCTGCTGTCAATATCCCTAATTCCACGGCTGTTCACACAAAGGTGTTTGGCGTCTATAACACAGGCAACATCTGGAGTTCCCAGCGCCTGCTGTAATTCCTGAACAATTTGCATGGTCATTCTTTCCTGCACCTGGGGCCGTTTTGCGTAATGGTCTACCAGACGGTTCATTTTTGACAACCCTATTACTCTGCCTTTAGAAATATAAGCTACATGCGCTTTTCCCACAATTGGAAGTAAATGGTGCTCACAGGTAGAATAAACTGTAATGTTTTTCTCTACCAGCATTTCCCCATATTTATATTTATTCTCAAAAGTTGAAGCTTTGGGCTTACGTTGTGGGTCAAGACCTGAAAATATCTCTTTTACAAACATCTTTGCAACCCGCAGGGGAGTGCCTTTCAAACTATCATCATTAAGATCCATTCCCAATGTTTCAAGAATGTGTTTAACGTCCTCAGTTATAAGGGCAATTTTATCTGTATCACTTAAATTAAAAGCATCTTCTCTCATGGGGTTTTCGGCGCTGCTAAATGCGTGGGCATCACCCATCTCTTCTATTTCATTTTCTAAATGGTCTATCTTCATAGCACTTTTTGTATAGTAGTCGTAATATGTTTAAATCGCTTGCAAAGATAAGTATTTTCAGCTACTTATGGGCAAAGATTACGGGAGCCTGTTTCAATGTTACAGTAAATTGCTTAATTTGCATGAAGCTCATTTTTAATATGAAATTTCTGTATAGCCTGTTAATTGTATTCGCCTTTGTGTTACTGGGTGTTAACAAGTCTTTCTCGCAAGGGGACAGGTGTTCTACTATACAGCCATTTTGTGCGGGAGATTCACAGTTGGTATTTCCAAATTCCAATCCGCAAAGCGGCGGCAGGCCTGTTGCCGAAGCTGGCCCGTCCTATGGATGCCTGGTGACACAACCTTATCCAGCATGGTATTTTTTAAAAGTAGGTGAAGCAGGATCCCTAATTTTTGATATCATCCAGAGTGAAAATCCCGATGGCTCAGGTACTCTTATTGATGTTGATTTTATAGTGTGGGGGCCATTTGATGCAGATGA encodes the following:
- the mdh gene encoding malate dehydrogenase, coding for MKVTIVGAGAVGASCAEYIAIKDFASEIVLVDIKEGFAEGKAMDLMQTASLNGFDSKITGVTGDYSKTAGSDVVVITSGIPRKPGMTREELIGINANIVKEVSASLIKYSPETVVIVVSNPMDTMTYLVHKTTGLPKNRIIGMGGALDSARFKYFLSEALECPPSDVDGMVIGGHSDTGMVPLARLATRNSVPVTAFLSEDRLNQVTEDTKVGGATLTKLLGTSAWYAPGAAVSALVQAIACDQKKLFPCSVLLEGEYGLNDLCIGVPAILGKNGLEKIVEIELNEAEKSKMQESAKGVKGTNDLLEF
- a CDS encoding DUF192 domain-containing protein encodes the protein MRKCIKGIFIFSLTTGMLFSCANEPKESSIETEEILFTKEGELSFLKGGEVERTIDIEIADTPYERETGLMYRKSLGENQGMLFIYSNEASRSFYMKNTYIPLDLIFYNKDSIVVSFHENAVPLTETSIPSNFPAQFILELNAGKVEEWNIETGDKIRFTRD
- the lgt gene encoding prolipoprotein diacylglyceryl transferase; protein product: MLFNAIVWNPSEGLDLGFFTLHYYSLMFLIAFGLGWYIMKSIYIKEGIAVEKLDSLFIYTVLATLIGARLGHVIFYDWDYFQHHLLEIFLPVKFEPEFEFTGFRGLASHGAAIGIIIAMYLYRKNVLDKPVLWILDRVVIPVASGAIFIRIGNFMNSEIIGKPTNSDFGVIFQKLGETFPRHPAQLYESFCYLIIFLVLWFTYWKTDKKHRLGYLFGLFLVLLWTVRFFVEFLKEPQGENEIVMGLNTGQWLSIPFIIAGFYFMFRSVKPTTV
- the secDF gene encoding protein translocase subunit SecDF, whose protein sequence is MQNKGLIKVFAILFGLVCIYQLSFTFIAASAESKAEAHAERTISTNVENYSVLRDQAEERYLDSIGNESIFAGITYNEAKDKELNKGLDLKGGINVILQISVKDILRGLANNSQDPAFNQALAEADAAQKNSQDDYIDLFFKAYNDIPNARLATPDLFANKSLSEEVNFEMNNAEVEPILRNKVNESISSAFEVLRKRIDKFGVTQPNIQRLGNSGRILVELPGAKDINRVKGLLQSTAQLEFWFVHKNNEFGNFLFDANSVIAQTVRPTEKTETPVTESDTITEATEDDEIEALLASAEDTAAAPQTGNNPLLELIVSPGFQGSPVLATFRAQDTSKVREYLNLPQVKSLLPSDLRYAEFAWGVPKNNFVELYALKGNRENIPQLTGDVVTDAQQTFDQLGRVAVSMQMNGKGAKTWEEMTGRAYSEQSNIAIVLDRTVYSAPGVSTGPISGGRSEITGDFDITEGQDLANVLRAGKLPASAAIIQSEIVGPSLGQESIDSGINSFAIALVFVLLWMIFYYGKAGIFADVALVVNILFIFGILAGLGAVLTLPGIAGIVLTIGMSVDANVLIFERIKEELAKGKAQKDAIKDGFNNALSSILDANITTGLTGLILLVLGTGPIKGFATTLLIGIATSLFTAIFITRLFIDAYGKNGKDLPFSTSWTKNILKNLNIDFLAKKKIAYVISGVLILISIASFMINGLNQGVDFVGGRTYTVRFADDVSPTEVQDDLIAAFGSAEAKTFGANNQLKITTKYKVEDEGEAVDTEIQQMMYDALQSYLPQDVTFENFASGSGERSIGILQSMKVGPTIADDIKNDSFWAIIGSLIVVFLYILLRFRKWQYSLGAVAAVAHDVIIVLGIFSLFYNIMPFSMEINQAFIAAILTVVGYSLNDTVVIFDRIREFVNEHSTWPLGKTVNKALNSTMSRTLNTSLTTIIVLLAIFIFGGESLRGFMFAMIVGIIVGTYSSLFIATPVMVDSIKKKEKFDSKKKVAA
- the gyrB gene encoding DNA topoisomerase (ATP-hydrolyzing) subunit B, producing the protein MSEEAKKNSYSADSIQALEGMEHVRMRPSMYIGDTGVRGLHHLVYEVVDNSIDEAMAGHCDTIKVTIQKDGSVKTEDNGRGIPVDLHKKEGVSALEVVMTKIGAGGKFDKDSYKVSGGLHGVGVSCVNALSQSLKATVYRDGTIWEQEYELGKPLYPVKPVGETELSGTVITFKPDPSIFQQTVDYSYDTLATRMRELSFLNKGITIYLTDERIVDEKGEIATEVFHSDDGLKEFVRFLDGNRESIISDVISMEGEKNDIPVEVAMVYNTSFNENLHSYVNNINTHEGGTHLAGFRRGLTTTLKKYADASGMLDKLKFEIAGDDFREGLTAIISVKVAEPQFEGQTKTKLGNREVTAAVSQAVSEMLENYLEEHPGDAKIIVEKVILAAQARHAAKKARELVQRKTVMSIGGLPGKLSDCSEQDPAKCEVYLVEGDSAGGTAKQGRDRNFQAILPLRGKILNVEKAMTHRVFDNEEIKNIYTALGVTIGTEEDSKALNLSKLRYHKVVIMCDADVDGSHIETLILTFFYRYMKELLENGHIYIATPPLYLVKKGQKKQYAWNEKERDAIAESFNGSVQIQRYKGLGEMNAEQLWDTTMNPEFRMLRQVNIDNSSEADRIFSMLMGDEVPPRREFIEKNAVYANIDV
- a CDS encoding DUF6588 family protein, whose amino-acid sequence is MKNLRVPLLVFSFLGIGQTAFAQDDQQTQLINDMLVIADKFAAPGAEGAAIQTSAGWFSSASTLDKWKFEVSLHGNGLFVPSGKKNALITNDRDIKLVNVKGSNNALIPTVYGGDTNVMFELEFRNPLNGNVETKEFEAIDGLDKGMLLHPYPQVTVGLPYGTEVAVRFLPPIMVNDIGFSTYGAGIKHNFSQYIERRFDPEDFQFAAAATYSNFKVDYAFSQLSIPPFMELNRIDVNADLWLFQVLGSKLYDSFEVFGALGVTLSQFDYKMGGTGPALPLLNQELMNLHGNSTKFKGDIGFNYYFSNFKISSMFTASNFFNANIGLHYRI
- the yidD gene encoding membrane protein insertion efficiency factor YidD, producing the protein MLKRWLAIPFILLVKFYQKAISPLTPATCRYTPTCSQYTKEALEKHGFFKGSWLGIKRIASCNPWGGKGYDPVP